The following DNA comes from Thermoanaerobaculum aquaticum.
GTGCTCATTAAGGCTTTCGCTGGATTACCGGGACCGCTTCTTAACGAAACGGTGCTGCTAATCGTCGGATGTCCCAAAATTCCTGTGGTACCCCTTCAGAAGCTGGCAAGGAATTTAGGAATTGAAGAGCGAGTTGTATGGGATCTTCGTTATGTACCAGAAGAATCAGTCGGGTCACTGTTTCGACGTGCAACTATCGTAGTGCTGCCTTACCAAAGCGTTGATCAAAGCGGCGTATTAATGACGGCAATTGCCTTTGGGAAACCAGTAATAGTTACTAGAGTTGGCGGATTTAGCGAGACCTTGAGAGATGGTGTCCACGGACTTTT
Coding sequences within:
- a CDS encoding glycosyltransferase — translated: MGKTDIPGAAVSIVPHGVLDYYGRIGTHSAPVGPSSVLDVRKIVLFFGVIKPHKGLDVLIKAFAGLPGPLLNETVLLIVGCPKIPVVPLQKLARNLGIEERVVWDLRYVPEESVGSLFRRATIVVLPYQSVDQSGVLMTAIAFGKPVIVTRVGGFSETLRDGVHGLFVEPGDISGLTRAMATLLSDHQLIEQISRAVRELGERELSWD